In Phytoactinopolyspora mesophila, the following are encoded in one genomic region:
- a CDS encoding glutamate synthase subunit beta, giving the protein MADPRGFLTTERQGAKARPVAERLKDWKEVYPEPGIGKTLLPIITKQAGRCMDCGIPFCHQGCPLGNLIPEWNDLVWRDDWRAAAERLHATNNFPEFTGRVCPAPCEAACVVAIADDAVTIKNVEVSIIDRAFDEGWVVPQPPERLTDRTVAVIGSGPAGLAVAQQLTRAGHTVAVYERDDRVGGLLRYGIPEFKMEKRHVDRRLDQMRAEGTIFRTGVEVGKTLTGQELKSKYDAVVLAVGATAARDLSVPGRELEGIHQAMEYLPQANRVALGETVPDQITAAGKHVVIIGGGDTGADCLGTAHRQGAASVTQLEIMPQPPDSPHPSTPWPTWPLMLRTSSAHEEGGERVYSVSTQEFLGDGSGRVRALKLVEIRMGENGFEPVEGTERELPADLVLFAMGFLGPERSPLIEQLGVELDQRGNVVRDGAYETSVPGVFVAGDAGRGQSLIVWAIAEGRACAAGVDRWLTGADRLPSPVAPTDRPLVV; this is encoded by the coding sequence ATGGCTGATCCCCGTGGGTTCCTGACCACCGAGCGGCAAGGCGCCAAGGCGCGACCCGTCGCGGAGCGGCTCAAGGACTGGAAAGAGGTCTACCCGGAGCCGGGTATCGGCAAGACACTTCTGCCGATCATCACCAAGCAGGCCGGACGCTGCATGGACTGCGGTATCCCGTTCTGCCACCAGGGCTGCCCGTTGGGCAACCTGATCCCGGAGTGGAACGACCTCGTGTGGCGCGACGACTGGCGTGCCGCGGCCGAGCGGCTGCACGCGACCAACAACTTCCCGGAGTTCACTGGCCGCGTCTGCCCGGCGCCATGTGAGGCGGCCTGCGTCGTCGCCATCGCCGACGACGCAGTGACCATCAAGAACGTCGAGGTCTCCATCATCGACCGGGCTTTCGACGAGGGCTGGGTCGTGCCGCAACCACCGGAGCGGCTGACTGATCGCACCGTTGCCGTGATCGGCTCCGGACCGGCCGGTCTGGCCGTCGCCCAGCAGCTCACCCGGGCCGGGCACACGGTGGCGGTATACGAGCGCGACGACCGCGTCGGCGGCCTGCTGCGTTACGGCATCCCCGAGTTCAAGATGGAGAAGCGCCACGTCGACCGGCGCCTGGACCAGATGCGGGCCGAGGGCACCATCTTCCGCACCGGTGTCGAGGTGGGTAAGACGCTCACCGGGCAGGAACTGAAGTCGAAGTACGACGCCGTGGTGCTGGCCGTCGGCGCGACCGCCGCCCGCGATCTGTCCGTTCCCGGGCGCGAGCTCGAGGGCATCCACCAGGCCATGGAGTACCTGCCGCAGGCGAACCGCGTCGCGCTCGGCGAGACCGTGCCGGACCAGATCACCGCCGCGGGCAAACACGTGGTCATCATCGGTGGTGGTGACACCGGAGCCGACTGCTTGGGTACAGCACACCGGCAAGGTGCCGCCTCGGTGACCCAGCTGGAGATCATGCCCCAGCCGCCGGACTCACCGCATCCGTCCACACCGTGGCCCACGTGGCCGCTGATGCTGCGGACCTCCAGCGCCCATGAGGAAGGCGGGGAACGCGTCTACTCGGTCTCCACGCAGGAGTTCCTCGGCGATGGGTCGGGGCGGGTGCGTGCACTGAAGCTGGTGGAGATCCGGATGGGTGAGAACGGGTTCGAGCCGGTCGAGGGTACCGAGCGAGAACTACCCGCTGACCTGGTGTTGTTTGCCATGGGCTTCCTCGGCCCGGAGCGCTCGCCGCTGATCGAACAGCTCGGAGTGGAGCTGGACCAGCGGGGCAACGTGGTCCGCGACGGTGCATACGAGACCAGCGTGCCGGGTGTCTTCGTGGCCGGAGATGCCGGGCGCGGACAGTCGCTGATCGTGTGGGCCATCGCCGAGGGGCGGGCCTGCGCGGCCGGCGTCGACCGCTGGCTGACGGGGGCCGACCGCCTGCCGTCGCCCGTCGCGCCGACCGACCGCCCGTTGGTCGTGTGA
- a CDS encoding rhodanese-like domain-containing protein, with protein sequence MTTAEEIDVATAYAMVRSGDVVVDVRLPEEYASGHVAGAVNIPLRELPARIGELPHGQIVTVCSLGNRSLRGAQTLARLGRTAFSLRGGTKAWEAAGLPTVAGPEPVRARRRRFPWRWFSR encoded by the coding sequence GTGACCACGGCGGAGGAGATCGACGTGGCTACCGCATATGCGATGGTGCGCTCCGGTGACGTCGTTGTCGACGTACGTCTGCCGGAGGAGTACGCGAGCGGCCACGTGGCCGGGGCGGTGAACATCCCACTGCGAGAGTTGCCGGCGCGCATCGGAGAGCTTCCGCACGGCCAGATCGTGACGGTGTGTTCCCTGGGCAACCGTTCACTCAGAGGCGCTCAAACGCTGGCCCGGCTCGGCCGGACAGCATTCTCCCTGCGCGGCGGTACCAAGGCGTGGGAAGCCGCCGGTTTGCCCACCGTGGCCGGTCCGGAACCGGTGCGCGCGCGTCGTCGTAGGTTCCCGTGGCGGTGGTTCAGCCGATGA
- a CDS encoding IclR family transcriptional regulator produces the protein MAATGSKTVDNGVQILKALAGNPRGLTTTELARAVGVHRTGIYRLLTTLSGHGLVSQGSDSRYRLGLTIIELAGAVRPDLQSISQAPLRELADETGATAFLSLLDGEEVVSTVVVEPLHADAHVAYRVGTRHPATRGSAGLAILSARPPQEGERDEISLARRQGYSVSQGELQRGAWGLAAPLRPRAGDAEASVGVVALQPLDEDTTASMVIHAADVIGKALP, from the coding sequence ATGGCCGCAACAGGCTCGAAGACGGTCGACAACGGCGTGCAGATCCTCAAAGCCCTGGCCGGGAATCCCCGCGGGCTGACCACCACGGAGCTGGCCCGAGCCGTGGGTGTGCACCGCACCGGCATCTACCGGCTATTGACCACGTTGTCCGGCCATGGCCTGGTCAGCCAAGGCTCCGACAGCCGGTACCGGCTCGGCCTCACGATCATCGAACTCGCCGGCGCCGTGCGGCCCGATCTGCAGAGCATCTCCCAGGCGCCGCTGCGTGAGCTCGCCGACGAGACCGGCGCCACGGCGTTCTTGTCGTTGCTCGACGGCGAGGAAGTCGTCAGCACGGTGGTGGTCGAACCGCTGCACGCCGACGCCCATGTCGCCTACCGGGTCGGCACTCGGCATCCCGCCACGCGCGGATCAGCCGGCTTGGCCATTCTGAGCGCCCGGCCACCCCAAGAGGGAGAACGCGACGAGATCAGCCTGGCACGCCGCCAGGGCTACTCAGTCAGCCAGGGCGAGCTGCAACGCGGCGCGTGGGGCCTGGCCGCGCCGCTGCGCCCGCGCGCAGGTGATGCGGAGGCCTCAGTGGGCGTCGTCGCCCTGCAGCCGCTGGACGAGGACACGACGGCCAGTATGGTCATCCACGCCGCCGACGTGATCGGCAAGGCCCTCCCCTGA
- the pyk gene encoding pyruvate kinase, translated as MRRAKIVCTLGPATDSPERLQTLVEAGMDVARFNLSHGSHLEHEERYARVRKAAAEVGRNVGVLVDLQGPKIRLGTFAQGSVLLEPGARFTITTDDISGDVERSSTTHAGLPGDVAPGDQVLVDDGRLALEVEEVNGNEVVTRVVLGGRVSNNKGLNLPGTAVSVPAMSDKDIDDLRWALRTGADMIALSFVRSAADIEDVHRIMDEERVRLPVIAKVEKPQAVENLEEIVDAFDGVMVARGDLGVELDLWDVPLVQKQAITLCRRQAKPVIVATQMLDSMINSPRPTRAETSDVANAVLDGADAVMLSGETSVGTYPIETVTTMSKIVETVEQHGLERIPALGTRPRTKGGVITKAATETAELLEAKFIVAFTQSGDSARRMSRLRPVTPLLAFSPLESTRHQLALSWGIEAFTAEHVEHTDEMVKQVDRVLLEQGRCERGDIVVIVAGSPPGIPGSTNAMRVHRIGDAVGKVAPAYN; from the coding sequence GTGCGTAGAGCGAAGATAGTCTGCACCCTCGGTCCGGCGACTGACTCTCCGGAGCGCCTGCAGACATTGGTCGAAGCGGGTATGGACGTCGCCCGCTTCAATTTGAGCCACGGCAGCCACCTCGAACACGAGGAGAGGTATGCGCGCGTCCGCAAAGCGGCGGCCGAGGTAGGACGCAATGTCGGCGTACTCGTCGACCTGCAAGGTCCCAAGATTCGCCTTGGCACGTTCGCCCAGGGGTCGGTGCTTCTCGAACCAGGGGCGCGGTTCACCATCACCACCGACGACATCTCCGGCGACGTCGAGCGCAGTTCGACGACCCATGCCGGGCTCCCCGGCGACGTCGCCCCCGGTGACCAGGTGTTGGTGGACGACGGCAGGCTCGCCCTCGAGGTCGAAGAGGTCAACGGCAACGAGGTCGTGACCCGCGTTGTTCTGGGCGGTCGCGTGTCGAACAACAAGGGCCTCAATCTGCCCGGCACCGCGGTCAGCGTTCCGGCGATGTCGGACAAGGACATCGACGACCTCCGATGGGCGCTGCGGACGGGCGCGGACATGATCGCGTTGTCCTTCGTGCGCTCGGCGGCCGACATCGAAGACGTGCACCGGATCATGGACGAGGAACGCGTCCGCCTTCCGGTCATCGCCAAGGTCGAGAAGCCGCAAGCGGTCGAGAATCTCGAGGAGATCGTCGACGCCTTCGACGGCGTGATGGTCGCCCGTGGAGACCTCGGTGTCGAGCTGGACCTCTGGGATGTGCCGCTGGTTCAGAAGCAGGCCATCACGTTGTGCCGGCGGCAGGCCAAGCCGGTGATCGTGGCCACCCAGATGCTCGACTCGATGATCAACAGCCCGCGGCCCACCCGGGCGGAGACGTCCGACGTCGCCAACGCCGTGCTCGACGGTGCGGATGCCGTCATGCTCTCCGGTGAGACCAGCGTCGGGACCTATCCGATCGAGACCGTGACGACGATGAGCAAGATCGTCGAGACGGTCGAACAACACGGTCTGGAACGAATCCCCGCACTCGGGACGAGGCCGCGTACCAAGGGTGGAGTCATCACCAAGGCGGCAACCGAGACCGCTGAGCTGCTGGAAGCCAAGTTCATCGTGGCCTTCACCCAAAGCGGTGACTCCGCGCGGCGGATGTCGCGGCTGCGTCCGGTCACTCCGCTGCTCGCGTTCAGCCCGCTCGAGTCCACTCGCCACCAGCTGGCGTTGTCGTGGGGTATCGAGGCATTCACCGCCGAACATGTCGAGCACACCGACGAGATGGTCAAGCAGGTAGACCGGGTGCTGCTGGAGCAGGGCCGCTGCGAGAGGGGCGACATCGTCGTGATCGTCGCCGGCTCGCCACCAGGCATCCCAGGTTCCACGAACGCCATGCGGGTGCACCGTATTGGCGACGCCGTGGGTAAGGTCGCCCCCGCCTACAACTGA
- a CDS encoding homogentisate 1,2-dioxygenase, with amino-acid sequence MAYYRHVGEIPPKRHTQHRRPDGGLYYEELMGEEGFSSDSSLLYHQNIPSAIADAQPWELPDQSLTANHPLKPRHLKLHNLFEGQEWKALDVVNGRRLVLGNADVRISYVVAGETSPLYRNAIGDECVYVESGSGVVETVFGVLPVRPGDQVVLPRATTHRWVPSADEPLRAYVIEANSHIAPPKRYLSRYGQLLEHAPYCERDLHGPSEPLLVDGADVEVLVKHRGPTGVAGTRFVYPRHPFDVVGWDGCLYPYTFNISDFEPITGRVHQPPPVHQVFEGHNFVICNFVPRKVDYHPLSIPVPYYHSNVDSDEVMFYCGGNYEARKGSGIGQGSISLHPGGWSHGPQPGAYEGSIGMERSDELAVMVDTFRPLDIGEGGFASEDPEYAWSWIRRSPG; translated from the coding sequence ATGGCGTACTACCGGCACGTGGGCGAGATCCCACCGAAAAGACATACCCAGCATCGCCGGCCCGACGGCGGGCTCTACTACGAGGAGCTGATGGGTGAGGAGGGTTTCTCCAGCGACTCGTCACTGCTGTATCACCAGAACATTCCGTCGGCTATCGCCGATGCCCAGCCGTGGGAGTTGCCGGATCAGTCACTGACGGCGAATCATCCGCTGAAACCCCGGCACCTGAAGTTGCACAATCTCTTCGAGGGCCAGGAGTGGAAAGCCCTCGACGTGGTGAACGGCCGACGGCTCGTGCTCGGCAACGCCGATGTGCGCATCTCCTACGTCGTCGCGGGTGAGACGTCCCCGCTCTACCGCAACGCCATCGGTGACGAGTGTGTGTACGTCGAATCCGGATCCGGTGTGGTGGAGACCGTGTTCGGTGTGCTGCCGGTACGTCCGGGCGATCAAGTTGTGCTGCCGCGGGCCACGACACATCGCTGGGTACCGAGCGCCGACGAACCACTGCGCGCGTACGTGATCGAGGCGAACTCACACATCGCGCCGCCCAAGCGGTACCTGTCTCGCTACGGCCAACTGCTCGAGCATGCTCCGTACTGCGAGCGTGATCTACACGGACCATCGGAGCCGTTGCTCGTGGACGGCGCGGATGTGGAGGTCCTGGTCAAGCATCGCGGGCCAACGGGGGTGGCCGGAACCCGCTTCGTGTATCCGCGGCATCCGTTCGATGTGGTCGGCTGGGACGGCTGTCTGTATCCCTACACGTTCAACATCTCGGACTTCGAGCCGATCACCGGGCGGGTGCACCAGCCGCCGCCTGTGCACCAGGTGTTCGAAGGGCATAACTTCGTCATCTGCAATTTCGTGCCGCGCAAGGTGGACTATCACCCGTTGTCCATCCCGGTGCCGTACTACCACTCCAATGTGGATTCCGACGAGGTCATGTTCTACTGCGGCGGCAACTACGAAGCCCGCAAGGGTTCCGGCATCGGCCAGGGCTCCATCTCGTTGCACCCCGGAGGCTGGTCACACGGCCCGCAGCCTGGGGCTTACGAGGGCAGTATCGGCATGGAGCGCTCCGACGAGCTTGCGGTCATGGTCGATACGTTCCGTCCGCTGGACATAGGCGAGGGCGGATTCGCCTCGGAGGATCCGGAGTATGCATGGAGCTGGATCCGGAGGTCGCCAGGGTGA
- a CDS encoding pyridoxal phosphate-dependent decarboxylase family protein has protein sequence MSVTPGSADQPLSRFPAHGLPAGELRDRLRAKSSGDVDWRSGRIWSLVYSTASEHDDVVHEAYQQFASENLLGPTAFPSLATMEKEVVWMLLDLLGADPGTAGGTMTSGGTESIVLAVKAYRDRARVQRPEITAPEMVVPVTAHPAFLKAADLLGVRAVPVPVDHTYGADPAAFAAAMSRSTILGCASAPCFPYGVVDPVEELADIAARRDVGLHIDATIGGFALPFVRELGYQVPAFDFSVPGVTSIAADMHKYGYGPKGSSTILYRDRGLRRYQFAAYTDWPGGILASPTLLGTRPGGAIAGAWAAIVYEGREGYRRIFSTVMQATQRLRDGIASIPQLNVIGDPPMSVLAVGSDEVDMMTVADRLETRKWRIDRQRDPDSIHLIVNPTHVPVIDEFVDDLRWATHDAPPAGSADNGATLYGVTSRLEAGADVEVAVLDQLESRYDS, from the coding sequence ATGAGCGTAACGCCGGGGTCTGCTGATCAACCTCTCTCCCGATTCCCAGCGCACGGCCTGCCGGCCGGCGAACTCCGTGACCGGCTGCGTGCCAAGAGCTCCGGAGATGTCGACTGGCGCAGCGGGCGAATCTGGAGCCTCGTCTACTCCACGGCGTCCGAACACGACGACGTCGTACACGAGGCCTACCAGCAGTTCGCATCCGAGAACCTCCTGGGCCCCACCGCGTTCCCTAGCCTGGCCACCATGGAGAAGGAAGTCGTGTGGATGCTCCTTGATCTGCTCGGCGCCGATCCCGGGACGGCCGGCGGCACCATGACCTCGGGCGGCACGGAAAGCATCGTGCTCGCCGTCAAGGCGTACCGCGACCGGGCCCGCGTGCAGCGCCCGGAAATCACCGCGCCGGAGATGGTCGTGCCCGTCACCGCTCATCCGGCTTTCCTGAAAGCTGCCGACCTGCTCGGCGTCCGGGCGGTCCCGGTGCCGGTGGACCACACCTACGGTGCGGACCCAGCCGCCTTCGCCGCCGCGATGTCCCGATCGACCATCCTCGGCTGCGCCTCGGCGCCTTGTTTCCCGTACGGCGTCGTCGATCCCGTCGAAGAGCTCGCCGACATCGCGGCCCGGCGGGACGTCGGCCTCCACATCGATGCCACCATCGGCGGCTTCGCTCTTCCGTTCGTGCGGGAACTCGGCTACCAGGTCCCAGCGTTCGACTTCAGTGTCCCGGGAGTCACGTCCATCGCCGCCGATATGCACAAGTACGGCTACGGACCGAAAGGATCCTCGACGATCCTGTACCGCGACCGGGGCCTGCGTCGGTACCAGTTCGCGGCCTACACGGACTGGCCCGGGGGTATTCTCGCCTCGCCCACCTTGCTCGGCACCCGGCCGGGCGGTGCGATCGCCGGCGCCTGGGCCGCCATCGTGTACGAGGGCCGGGAAGGCTACCGACGGATCTTCTCCACAGTTATGCAGGCGACCCAGCGGCTTCGAGACGGTATCGCCTCGATCCCGCAGCTGAACGTGATCGGCGATCCCCCCATGAGTGTGCTGGCCGTCGGATCCGACGAGGTGGACATGATGACCGTGGCTGACCGGCTCGAGACCCGCAAATGGCGGATCGACCGCCAGCGCGACCCCGACAGTATCCATCTCATCGTCAACCCGACGCACGTACCGGTGATCGACGAGTTCGTCGATGATCTGCGCTGGGCCACCCACGACGCCCCACCGGCCGGGTCCGCAGACAACGGCGCCACCCTGTACGGCGTCACGTCACGCCTGGAAGCCGGGGCCGACGTCGAGGTCGCCGTGCTGGATCAACTCGAAAGCCGCTACGATTCGTGA
- a CDS encoding transcriptional regulator, which translates to MRSPDEVALVMRLWADGMNKSEIARATGISRWTIREWLFGNVPDFEGGRSGFSGASRYGCPVCADRVESLPRPAYVYLLGLYLGDGCLSGGRRGVYRLRIACADSHPGLMQECENAMSAVLPTKVGRVQNVGYVEVYSYSKHWPCLFPQHGPGMKHTRKIELAPWQQVLVDEDPRPLLRGLIHSDGCRVLNRAVGTDYAPYPRYEFTNASADIREIFTQACDALGVEWRRSRPRVISVARRASVAILDSFIGPKN; encoded by the coding sequence ATGCGAAGCCCGGACGAAGTCGCCCTCGTGATGAGACTGTGGGCCGATGGCATGAACAAGTCCGAGATCGCTCGTGCTACTGGCATCTCGCGGTGGACAATCCGCGAGTGGCTGTTCGGGAACGTGCCGGACTTCGAAGGTGGGCGTTCGGGATTCTCGGGAGCTAGCCGGTACGGCTGCCCGGTATGTGCGGACCGAGTGGAAAGCCTGCCGCGCCCGGCTTACGTCTATCTCCTTGGACTGTACCTAGGTGACGGCTGCCTGAGCGGCGGCAGGAGAGGGGTGTACCGGCTGCGTATCGCCTGTGCCGACAGCCACCCGGGATTGATGCAGGAGTGTGAGAATGCGATGTCCGCGGTGCTTCCGACGAAGGTCGGCCGTGTGCAGAATGTCGGCTACGTGGAGGTCTACTCCTATTCGAAGCACTGGCCGTGCCTGTTTCCGCAGCACGGACCTGGCATGAAGCACACCCGCAAGATCGAGTTGGCTCCGTGGCAGCAAGTGCTGGTCGACGAGGATCCGCGTCCATTGCTGCGTGGTCTCATCCACTCGGACGGATGCCGGGTGCTCAACCGTGCGGTGGGGACGGATTACGCGCCCTATCCTCGGTACGAGTTCACGAACGCGTCGGCCGACATCAGGGAGATCTTCACCCAGGCTTGTGATGCGCTCGGCGTCGAGTGGCGACGTAGCCGACCGCGGGTGATTTCGGTCGCGCGGCGTGCCAGCGTGGCCATCCTCGATTCGTTCATCGGGCCGAAGAACTAG
- a CDS encoding acylphosphatase: MLSKRATVTRATALEFRVPSSRGARVDGSYEHNVLIRIEAGMRGRTIEGIGEASPRGRALTGDSKSRSWRFLRSALQQLEGTTLRARAEPARADLVDIMAGLRSLAATVSKEPEAAAFRGMLAGVDAALADLAAKTVGTALADFLGGTRRPVEAAAVVRAHRTSSRLLRDLRACAGYPAINLVDIAGPDAAIDAAATAASVAGLGTPLWLGLGGTLTRAQGEKLVEMLADRMSAGELPRHLVLQPPHDSVTPADLVEWQAIADVKVPPDPSGPGIVLMGDAACAATAKKLAGSGLKKISLNVQRVGGALAVLDVARQLHTEYADVRLGLSTVPHISGVGACTMAELATALPNLDYCALSSSIISGPVTCVPPVEHDDTRRIRPGEGPGLGGTAVLTPATHLLTRHLEWPRRRAPRSTYGGLPVNRFDTGPLQPFTTQRGEIRSASPLIERAALIRGLNTRRFSRDVVMVEHPRLAEPLCFTPSKTASTGTPAHRATVDKELTRRLLQAAGVPVPQGASFSAAKPERAVQYAASLGKPVVVKPKNGIHGTGVSTDLRTEQSVRAAIESLAGTKFGSQPFVVETYVPGDDYRLLVVGDQVVSVVLKKPASVTGDGRSSVVDLVIEKNKERLENPHTRSCLLRFDTAAMHWLQRQELTPDSVPEQGRHVRLGSAGNIAAGGESIEVLDQTHPSILDLAVRAVHAVPGLDHAGVDLMGDHVRGTDEAAAIIEINGNPATAFNHFPLSGTPRDVSSHLVLRGCELAGFDPGPPRDVLSMRIEIEGRVQGVGYRQWFARLAEDNGLAGSIRNLPGGGVEALVTGGPHAAWVVAAAAINGPRRASVLQVTTTHVSGVEPANRFEVHR; this comes from the coding sequence ATGCTGAGCAAGCGTGCCACCGTCACGCGAGCTACCGCCCTCGAGTTCCGGGTCCCGTCGTCTCGGGGCGCTCGCGTCGACGGTTCTTACGAACACAACGTCCTGATCCGGATCGAGGCCGGCATGCGGGGCCGGACGATCGAGGGAATCGGTGAGGCCTCCCCGCGCGGGCGCGCCTTGACCGGCGATTCGAAAAGTCGGTCGTGGCGGTTCCTCCGCTCTGCCCTCCAACAGCTGGAGGGCACCACACTGCGTGCACGGGCCGAGCCTGCCCGGGCGGATCTCGTGGATATCATGGCGGGCTTGCGTTCGCTGGCGGCGACGGTGTCGAAGGAGCCGGAAGCCGCGGCGTTCCGCGGGATGCTCGCCGGCGTCGACGCGGCGTTGGCCGACCTCGCGGCCAAAACGGTGGGCACGGCGCTGGCGGACTTCCTGGGTGGAACGCGGCGTCCGGTCGAGGCTGCCGCCGTGGTGCGCGCACACCGTACGTCGAGCCGGCTGCTCCGTGATCTGCGCGCGTGTGCCGGATACCCGGCGATCAATCTCGTCGACATCGCCGGCCCCGACGCCGCAATCGATGCAGCGGCGACGGCAGCCAGTGTGGCCGGCCTCGGTACGCCGCTCTGGCTTGGGCTGGGGGGAACACTGACCCGCGCTCAAGGCGAGAAGCTCGTCGAGATGCTGGCCGACCGTATGAGCGCCGGTGAACTGCCCCGTCATCTGGTGCTGCAGCCTCCGCACGACTCGGTCACACCGGCCGACCTGGTTGAATGGCAGGCGATCGCCGACGTCAAGGTGCCGCCGGATCCGTCCGGTCCGGGCATCGTGTTGATGGGCGACGCCGCCTGTGCCGCGACCGCCAAGAAGCTGGCCGGAAGCGGGCTGAAGAAGATCAGCCTGAATGTCCAGCGGGTGGGCGGCGCGCTGGCGGTCCTGGATGTCGCCCGGCAACTTCACACCGAGTACGCCGACGTCCGCCTGGGGCTGTCCACGGTGCCCCATATATCGGGGGTCGGCGCATGCACGATGGCCGAACTGGCGACCGCGTTGCCCAACTTGGACTATTGCGCGCTCTCCAGTTCGATCATCAGCGGGCCCGTCACCTGCGTGCCACCCGTCGAACACGACGACACACGTCGGATCCGTCCCGGGGAAGGGCCAGGCCTCGGCGGCACCGCCGTGCTCACACCCGCCACCCATTTGCTGACCCGCCATCTCGAGTGGCCGCGGCGCCGGGCACCGCGCTCGACGTACGGCGGTCTGCCGGTGAACAGGTTCGACACCGGCCCGCTGCAGCCGTTCACGACCCAGCGCGGCGAGATCAGGTCCGCCAGTCCGCTGATCGAGCGCGCCGCCCTGATACGGGGCCTGAATACCAGGCGGTTCTCCCGCGACGTCGTGATGGTGGAACACCCTCGCCTGGCCGAACCGTTGTGTTTCACGCCGAGCAAGACGGCTTCCACGGGTACCCCTGCGCATCGAGCCACGGTGGACAAGGAGCTGACCCGCCGGCTCCTCCAGGCTGCCGGTGTTCCGGTTCCACAGGGCGCGTCGTTCAGCGCGGCGAAGCCCGAACGGGCTGTCCAGTACGCCGCGTCGCTGGGTAAGCCGGTCGTCGTGAAACCCAAGAACGGCATCCACGGGACCGGCGTCTCCACGGACCTGCGGACCGAACAAAGCGTGCGGGCGGCCATCGAATCGTTGGCGGGCACCAAATTCGGCAGCCAGCCGTTCGTCGTCGAGACCTACGTCCCGGGTGACGACTACCGCCTGCTCGTGGTCGGCGACCAGGTCGTCTCAGTGGTGCTGAAGAAGCCGGCGTCGGTGACGGGCGACGGCCGGTCCAGCGTTGTCGATCTCGTCATCGAGAAGAACAAGGAACGCCTGGAGAATCCGCACACACGTAGTTGCCTCCTCAGATTCGATACTGCCGCGATGCACTGGCTGCAGCGCCAGGAGCTGACCCCGGACAGCGTGCCCGAACAAGGCCGGCACGTACGTCTGGGCAGTGCCGGGAACATCGCCGCCGGCGGCGAGAGCATCGAAGTGCTCGACCAGACCCACCCGAGCATCCTCGACCTCGCGGTGCGAGCCGTGCACGCGGTACCCGGCCTCGACCATGCCGGGGTAGACCTCATGGGAGACCATGTGCGCGGCACCGACGAGGCCGCGGCGATCATCGAGATCAACGGCAATCCCGCAACCGCCTTCAATCACTTCCCACTCTCCGGCACCCCGCGGGACGTCTCGAGTCATCTGGTTCTTCGGGGCTGTGAGCTGGCCGGATTCGATCCCGGCCCGCCCCGGGACGTGCTCTCGATGCGGATCGAGATCGAAGGGCGCGTCCAGGGTGTCGGCTACCGGCAGTGGTTCGCGCGGCTGGCCGAAGACAACGGGCTGGCGGGCTCCATCCGGAACCTGCCGGGAGGCGGGGTCGAGGCGCTGGTGACGGGCGGGCCGCACGCCGCATGGGTAGTGGCGGCCGCGGCGATCAACGGCCCGCGACGCGCGTCGGTTCTGCAAGTGACCACAACCCATGTGAGCGGCGTCGAGCCGGCCAACCGATTCGAGGTGCACCGGTGA
- a CDS encoding DUF6263 family protein, with amino-acid sequence MPRTFASVPCALLLLTLAACSGDDLNGEPSGDAGAAAGDCGWPLEATLHDAGDDPQRILELSPAAGDRIELEMWTAVETELLIDGEDSSFVDTPDIHLGMVVTVDEVNDDEIVMSFEYDDARATTATHVAMTEAVESVAGLTGTLTTSRSGGFADVEIADRAQLESGAGHEVPVVLGDLEWMLTDMPVLFPDEAVGIGGRWTTAYPTDGDVLPACIQTTYTLTALDDESYEVSVEWAEDVVPTTVERDGAMSAEVVGGSTAGSITSSGTLGSPLPETSSIVVSHELEEEVERDGAVETRERTTVHERGFERRR; translated from the coding sequence ATGCCCCGGACGTTCGCCAGTGTGCCATGTGCCCTCTTGCTGCTCACACTGGCGGCTTGCAGCGGCGACGACCTGAACGGTGAACCGTCCGGCGATGCGGGCGCAGCCGCCGGGGACTGCGGCTGGCCCCTGGAAGCCACGCTGCACGACGCTGGCGATGATCCGCAACGCATCCTCGAGCTCTCACCCGCCGCCGGCGACCGGATAGAGCTTGAGATGTGGACCGCTGTCGAGACGGAGTTGCTCATCGATGGCGAGGATTCAAGTTTCGTGGACACTCCGGACATCCACCTCGGGATGGTGGTGACCGTCGACGAGGTCAACGACGACGAGATCGTCATGTCGTTCGAGTACGACGACGCCCGCGCCACCACCGCAACCCACGTGGCGATGACCGAAGCCGTGGAGAGTGTGGCCGGCCTCACGGGCACCCTGACCACGAGCAGGTCCGGTGGGTTCGCCGATGTCGAGATCGCCGATCGCGCACAGCTGGAGAGCGGCGCAGGACACGAGGTGCCCGTGGTACTCGGCGATCTCGAGTGGATGCTGACAGACATGCCGGTGCTGTTCCCTGACGAAGCCGTGGGCATAGGCGGCCGGTGGACCACCGCGTATCCCACCGATGGCGACGTCCTGCCGGCGTGTATCCAGACGACGTACACCCTGACAGCGTTGGACGACGAATCCTACGAGGTATCGGTCGAGTGGGCCGAGGACGTCGTTCCCACCACCGTGGAACGTGACGGCGCGATGTCGGCCGAGGTCGTCGGCGGCTCCACAGCGGGGTCCATCACCAGCAGTGGCACTCTCGGCTCCCCTCTACCGGAAACCTCATCCATCGTGGTCAGCCATGAGCTCGAGGAGGAAGTCGAGCGAGACGGGGCAGTGGAGACGCGCGAGCGCACGACCGTCCACGAGCGAGGGTTCGAACGACGCCGCTGA